A single window of Rhipicephalus microplus isolate Deutch F79 chromosome 5, USDA_Rmic, whole genome shotgun sequence DNA harbors:
- the LOC142818109 gene encoding uncharacterized protein LOC142818109, whose translation MEFYSTDVGCKKLHNSSATSQFTRRMNSLFGCLNSRRQEHVATLKENLMWLDSCCKYLDELPKQRSCFESKPTCEALRITLVMHQHHFSCSKPAFIWFSLRAGWKVQAGFIRECPPLTTWYNYLKERQWLDMGHSSCSSSRTPSTEQKHSYIMPTLWHSYYIMSYGS comes from the exons ATGGAATTTTACAGTACAGATGTAGgctgcaagaaactccacaattcctCGGCAACATCGCAGTTCACAAGACGAATGAACAGCCTTTTTGGCTGCCTCAACTCTCGACGGCAAGAGCATGTTGCT ACACTGAAAGAAAACTTGATGTGGCTGGATAGCTGCTGCAAGTATCTGGATGAACTGCCAAAGCAGAGAAGCTGCTTCGAAAGCAAACCAACGTGTGAAGCTCTGCGCATAACTCTAGTTATGCACCAGCACCACTTCTCTTGTTCAAAGCCTGCTTTCATATGGTTTTCGTTACGTGCTGGTTGGAAAGTTCAGGCAGGATTCATTAGAG AATGCCCTCCGTTAACAACCTGGTACAACTACCTAAAGGAGCGCCAGTGGCTGGACATGGGCCACAGTAGCTGCTCAAGCTCCAGGACACCTTCAACCGAGCAAAAACACTCATATATCAT GCCGACTCTCTGGCATTCCTACTACATAATGTCCTATGGATCCTGA